The Lolium rigidum isolate FL_2022 chromosome 2, APGP_CSIRO_Lrig_0.1, whole genome shotgun sequence genomic interval CCGAGCCCCGCCGCCTCTGCCATTCACATCCAGCCCTGTCGCCTACTAGCATAGCTCTTCTGCCTTGGTCACCTGCGTGACCCCTGCTGCACCTGGCCCTAGCCAGCCACGGCTACTTGCCGGCGAGGAACCGCACATGTCTCTACCATCCCACCTGAGGTGCGCTCCCAACCTAACCGCGAGCCGAGCCGTGAGGCGACACATCTAGGTGCAGCTCCGCTGCGCTTGCGTCGCCTAGCCAGTCTCCATCTCCATCCTCTGCGCGAGGTGAGCGAACCTTTATTCCCAAATAAGTtgggtaggctagaggtgaaacccataagatctcgtaacCAAATCAAATGGATAAGGGCTCAAAGCCGACCCCTGGTGTAGTCCTATTTTAATCGGGAAGTCATCGGTATCACCATCTGTTGtccgaacacttgtcacaacaatatcgtacatgtccttgatgagggtaatatACTTTGCTGGGACTCAAGACCACGAGTCTACTGCACATGCGCACTATTTTAAGCCTTGTTTGCAACCAATGCAAAAGAGTCGGAGGGAAGCACCGCACCCCGTACAAGCATTTGACGTACACAACACACAAAAACACACGAATCACTGAGAGTCAATCGATGGCCAGACTTGGCACTCTCCTCTATATTGGCCAGCCCTTGTCCTCATCCACTTGATCTATTCAGCCAGGCTGTGGTCTCCGTCCATTGCCATGCCGTAGTTCACCGCAATTCAGCTTTGTCACCTTTCTCTCCTCCTAGTCGTCGGCATGCAGCAACCACCGCCGCTGCAATCTACCAATACAACGAGGCTCTGTTTGTCGAATTGGTTCGTTCGACCATAGTGGCTGCCACGTATGTCCTAACAGTGGGCCCGGCGAGCTAATTATTTGCCGAACAAGCTACTTACACATTTTGTGTTCTGTGCAAATAATTAACCTAAATGTTGGTGTTTTTTGCAACAAGAAGCTAATGTTGTGGTTCTGTGCAAAAGGAGCACCAACATCTGGTGTTATATGCTAAAACCTCCCGTCGGCGGCTCAGTATTTTCCACCAGCTCTGCCGTCCGTCCGGTCCGACGTCCGAGTTATTAGGCACGCACACCGCAGCGCAAGCgcagatatttgttccgacctTTTCCTTGGCGTGCAACTCAAACCAAACCAGATTAAACCGGACGGACCAGCCACCCGCTGCCGTTGCTTCCTTTCTCCCCGCATTTAAGCGCCCTCTCCCACCGTCAACCGCCCCGACCCAAGCCGCAGACCAAACGCGAAAGCTTCGCACCACCTCGCTCGCACCTCGCGCCCCGCCGTCCGAAAATGCAGAGGCAGCTCAACCTCTCGCCGGCgcccaagcagcagcagcagcacgacggcggcggcgccggcgacggcaGCGACGCCACGGAGGCGATCCCGCTGTGGGTGCCCGAGGCGTCCGCGGAGGGGAAGACCGAGAAGGCGGCCGGCGGCCGCGCCGAGCGCTCCATCCACCTCATCCCGCTGCTCACCTTCCtctgcttcctcctcctcttcctctgctCCCACATCCCCTCCGCCTCCGGTAAGCGTCCCTACCACGCCTCTGCCTGCGCAGATCTGGATGCAGATGTTGATTTCCCTTCTGACGACGACTGTTTCCCTTTGACTTTTCAGATATGTCGAGCTTTGGCGGTGGcgccagcagcggcggcggcggcggcggcggagggaaggCGGGCAACCGGAGGCTGAAGATGCTTTAATAGGCTTCTCTCACATCAAACTATCGCCTCCTTAAGTTTTGCTGTTCTTTGCCGGTTTCAGTCCGGCAGTATAATTTTACCTGCCGCTCAAACATTCAGCGGCCTATATTGTATTTGTACCTGCGCATCAGTAATGAGATCTGGAATTGTATGATTGCGTGCCTGCTTCGGTACCACCGTACCAGCATTCTTGATCGTTGGAGTTACTTGTTGAAACGAAAATAGAATCATAGCTTCACTGAATGATCTCTGCTTATGCAATGTGTTGATCATTTGATGTGAACCTTGGTGGAATAGGTGCAATTAAGCAACCCCAGTTGCAATGTGTGGTCCTGTGTAATGGATAATGATGGCCCAACAAATTAAGATTATCCACGCTTCATCTAGCGGCACAGTGCATAACCTCGATGATCCATATTCACATAGTAACAGTGTTTTAGAACAACCAGAATCTGGATGCAGAATGCCATTGGAGGGAGATTCTAGAAAAGACAAATGCAAATATATCATACTGCCGGAATCTAGAAAACAAACAGGTACCGTGGTTAATTTGTACAGATAATACAACTCCTGGCACCACTTCCCTTCgacagataaaacaagtgtagatcGACAAAACAAACTATACAAGACAAGAAATTTCAGTTGTAGCTGCACGAAAATACTACCAGAGACAACAATGACAAATTCAACAGTACGAGCTGAATCAAACTATCATCGGCATCCCACATCACTATACGCAAACACACTATCAAACAAATCATCAGATGAATCCCTGGGAAGCCTCAGGCTTCTTTGGAGAACTGCTAGACTTGCCGTCATCAGTGGCCACGCAGACAGGTATAGTTACAGGGCTGCCATGATTATGGGTGATTGCAACTCCAGTGTCTGGGTGCTTGTGCTCCTGCTCAGTTTGCTCAGCCATCAGAACACTTTCAGGAGTGTTGGCCTTAGGTAATTCAACCTCCTGGTGCTTATGCTCCTCGCCACACGTTTCAGTCTTTCCTTGCGCTTGGGCCTTTTCGGTTTCACCATTCTGATTTTTCAGTTCCCCTTTACCCATATCAGGATCTTCTGGCATGCTGGTCTTTGGACATTCACCCTCCTGATCAGCCATTTGTCCCGTTTCAGTGCTTTCTAGAGCGCGGGTCTTGGCTGGATCACCTTCCTGGCATTGTCCAGCCTCTTCAGAGCTTTCATGTAAATGATTCTTCGAGAGTTCAGCATCCTGATCGGCCATCATCTTTTCCTTGTAGGTTTCGGTGGCAGATGTTGCAACCTTGTTGTAGGCACCAGTTACCCATGCTGTCCCTGTAAGGATATATCTGTTACTCATGATCGCCGAACTAGCAGTAGAGACGGTCTGTTCTGCAGCTACCAATGCTGACTTGGTCTTCTCCGCAACCTGGTACTTCTCATCCATTTCCTTCATTTTCTCATTTACCACTAAGGTGCCGGTGCTGATCTTCTCGCTTAGGCCCAGACTCTTGTCAATGGAAGACACTTTAGCAGTTGCCGTCGATGTGAGCTGATGTGTCTCATCAAAAGTCTTTGCCTTTTCTAGGGCGTCCTTGCCAAGAATAAATCCCATGGCCAACATGGAACCAACAACATCCTCTGCCTTATGAAGAGCAGATTCTATTGCCCTAGGAGTTTTAGACTGACAGTGCAAAAACAGTATCAGGAGTTCTGAAACTACTGCTACAATTTTTATTGAGGTGAAACTAAAACAATTTACAAATCATAGATGTAAAGTTTGCATGATCCCACCTCTAAATCAGCTAAAACAGCTGCTGGTAGCTGGTAATTAGTGGCTGGGGTGATGATGATAGCCATGTCCACTATAGTCGCACCCTGCACAAACAAATCACATAGCCAAGGGTGTAATTGTACACTATTACCAATGAATATAGGAACATGACGAAAAGGAATTCAAACATGTGATGGTAACACTGTGTACACACTAAAATGGCACATAACATATATTAGCAGGGTGTTCTATAGAGTTGTAGATCCAAAGTTATAAACGGAAGCATAAAGAGCATTCCTAAGGAGCAAATTTGAGCCCATTCCCTTTTCCCAATCCAAAATAATTAATAAAGTGAACCCCAGGAAGACTTCAAGCGGTGAATTTTGTATCACAGTGAACTTGATTATGTCATGAGTCTGCCGTTATTACTTAAATAGTTGCAAAGGTTGTGCTGGCAGGTAAGAACTCATACTGTCAGAAGCATAGCCCTCTCAGCTTCTTGGTCACTTTTGAAGGTGATGTAGGCAAACTGAGACCGCTCGTCGGCACTGCAAAGCATTGCTAAGTTAACATAACACATATTATGTAATAAGTCTAAAGATAACAGCTGTATCAATTATCATGGAATATGTGGCACTAACCCTTGCATTTCAACATGTACGATGTCACCGGAAAAGGAAAAGAACTCCTTGATATCTCGTTCTGAAGCTTGAAGTGAGACATTGTGGACTTTTACTGTGCTAGCCATGCTTTCCTTGAAAAATGGAATGACCAGAATGGAATCATTAATCAGCATAATTTCCCAGTTTTAACTGCCTGAGCTAGCAAGACAGAACAGTGTACTGTATACTTTCCACAATAACTAAACAAAGACCAAATAGCGAGTTATCATTTGGAGCTTTCTAGACACAATTGAAAAATTAATTTCATGAAAGATAAATACGTAGTGGAAGATAACATCTGGGAATATCCACACTTCAGTTATCATACAGTTCAGTATAATTTATATAATGATGTCTTTAAGATTTCAACCAAATTTATAAACACTACAGGAAACGAGCACAACAGTCAGTTCTTAACTTGGGCCATCTGAACAAACAGAACCTAAAAATATGATACATGTTCAGTTGAGCATATGCCAATACGGAGTAAAAGGTCTTATATCATAGCAAAATGGAAGCACAAAATGTTTCATGATGCTTAAAATACTAGAAAACTGCATGAAGCACGGAAAGAGGGGAGAACATAAATGAGGTTAGAACTTAAAAGACAATGCATTA includes:
- the LOC124688099 gene encoding uncharacterized protein LOC124688099, whose translation is MQRQLNLSPAPKQQQQHDGGGAGDGSDATEAIPLWVPEASAEGKTEKAAGGRAERSIHLIPLLTFLCFLLLFLCSHIPSASDMSSFGGGASSGGGGGGGGKAGNRRLKML
- the LOC124688100 gene encoding binding partner of ACD11 1-like, which translates into the protein MASTVKVHNVSLQASERDIKEFFSFSGDIVHVEMQGADERSQFAYITFKSDQEAERAMLLTGATIVDMAIIITPATNYQLPAAVLADLESKTPRAIESALHKAEDVVGSMLAMGFILGKDALEKAKTFDETHQLTSTATAKVSSIDKSLGLSEKISTGTLVVNEKMKEMDEKYQVAEKTKSALVAAEQTVSTASSAIMSNRYILTGTAWVTGAYNKVATSATETYKEKMMADQDAELSKNHLHESSEEAGQCQEGDPAKTRALESTETGQMADQEGECPKTSMPEDPDMGKGELKNQNGETEKAQAQGKTETCGEEHKHQEVELPKANTPESVLMAEQTEQEHKHPDTGVAITHNHGSPVTIPVCVATDDGKSSSSPKKPEASQGFI